The Nostoc sp. 'Lobaria pulmonaria (5183) cyanobiont' DNA window GAAAGGCTGGCTGTAATAAGGGACAGCAGTACCATTACTAGAAAGTGATGTGGGTGGGTTAGTACCACCTTCAAACCCTTCCGTTTGCGGACGGTTAAAAGTTGGTGCATTTGTTGTATCACCAGAATATGATATGGTGGATGCCTGAGATGGCAAGATAACACTTACAGATAGAGCGATCGCAGCAGAGGTAATAGGAATTGAACGTCTTAGCAATTTTTGCCAAAAATTAAATGAATACTCACTCAAACTCTGAAGCTTGGCTGTTTGTGAAAATTTGGCACAGCGATGAGATAGATTGTTTTCTGAGACGATGGATTCTTTAATTGCTTGTGACATATAGTTGTTCAGGGTTGTTTTTACAAAACTGAGTGCTTTTGTCTAGTTCCAGGGATGAGCGAGTAAAGCCTGTGAAGTAATACCTAAGCCAATTAGGGTAATACACAAGGCGCTTGCCACAGGTAACATTTTTATCTTGGGTATCTGAAGTGGCAAATGCTCAAACCGATTTTTGGCGTAGACGAGCATTAAGCCGATTCCAGTTAGTACTGCTGCTAGACCTAAGCTAAAGGCAGACACCAGCGCTAGTCCAAAGCCAACTCGTCCCATTGCGATCGCACTCAGCAACACTACTAAGGCTGAAGGACAAGGTAACAAGCCGCCCGATATTCCCAGCGCAAGTAGGCTAGACCACTTCATGGAAGCACCGTCAGGTGGTAGATGTGAATGCTCATGATGTACATGGTCATGGTGATGGTGATGATGCAAGTCGTGGCCGTGTTGATGACTATGTACATGGTCGTGCGAATGAGAGACTTGAGTCCCTTGCAATCGACTGATAAACAAATTCAGACCAATTACAGTTACCACTACACCAGAGAGTATGCTTAACCAAGGGTACAATTGCTCTGTCAAAATAAACTGGGATGTGCCAAGAGTGACTAACCCTAGAGCAAATATGCCAGCAGTATGGGTAATCGTCATAATCAACCCCAGAAATAGGGCGTGTTGGGCATTACTGCGGGAACCCACCAAATAAGCACCGACTATCGTTTTCCCATGACCAGGGGAGAGGGCGTGTAAACCACCCCATAAAAAGGCGATCGCTAGAGCTATTAGAATAGTCAGGAAATTATGATTTTCCTGGGTAATTAGGCTAGTAAATACATCGTTGCTTCTTC harbors:
- a CDS encoding nickel/cobalt transporter produces the protein MKKLLHYLAWSTAIIAICLFWMPKADAHPLGNFTINHYAGVQVAPDGVGIDYVLDMAEIPAFQEINHLDTNRDRQAEPVETVRYPNQKCQEVNSHLELLINKQPLALSLIESTVEFPPGVGGLSTLRLSCNFQGITELVGANQLIEFEDQFYPQRLGWREITVAANGVPIQGDFTSLSITNRLRDYPTELLSSPLDQRRIDFKLNPSLTSSEQALPPSVKSFSRLDNALTGRSNDVFTSLITQENHNFLTILIALAIAFLWGGLHALSPGHGKTIVGAYLVGSRSNAQHALFLGLIMTITHTAGIFALGLVTLGTSQFILTEQLYPWLSILSGVVVTVIGLNLFISRLQGTQVSHSHDHVHSHQHGHDLHHHHHHDHVHHEHSHLPPDGASMKWSSLLALGISGGLLPCPSALVVLLSAIAMGRVGFGLALVSAFSLGLAAVLTGIGLMLVYAKNRFEHLPLQIPKIKMLPVASALCITLIGLGITSQALLAHPWN